A DNA window from Gillisia sp. Hel1_33_143 contains the following coding sequences:
- a CDS encoding glycosyltransferase family 2 protein, with protein MKISIITIVYNRAHCIEDCIKSVLSQTYSNVEYLVIDGGSTDGTAKIIEKYADKIDYYISEKDEGIFDALNKGIKNATGEVIGILNSDDFFYSEQTLSQIIEAFQYSGAELVYAKGLFVSETDITKIKRIYPSNSFKKVFLNFGWIPLHTTIFVKKEVFENYGCYNDGYRIASDYEISLRWFKNDEISKFYLNEWVVKMRLGGLSTSAKFQLRKSREDLRIISKYKLSGIFTLSFKIARKIPHYIIPQIMGNKFITS; from the coding sequence ATGAAAATATCAATCATAACCATTGTATATAATAGAGCTCATTGTATTGAAGATTGCATAAAATCTGTTTTGAGCCAGACCTATTCTAATGTAGAGTATCTAGTAATAGATGGTGGATCTACAGATGGCACTGCTAAGATCATAGAAAAATATGCAGATAAAATAGATTATTATATTTCAGAAAAGGATGAAGGTATTTTTGATGCGCTTAACAAAGGCATTAAGAATGCCACCGGAGAAGTTATTGGCATCCTAAATTCTGATGATTTTTTTTATTCTGAACAAACTTTGAGTCAGATAATTGAAGCTTTTCAATACTCCGGAGCAGAACTGGTTTATGCAAAAGGTCTTTTTGTAAGTGAAACAGATATAACCAAGATAAAACGAATATATCCCTCCAATTCTTTTAAAAAGGTCTTTTTAAACTTTGGATGGATCCCTTTGCACACAACGATCTTTGTAAAGAAAGAAGTTTTTGAAAATTATGGATGTTATAATGATGGCTATAGAATTGCTAGTGATTATGAGATCTCTTTACGCTGGTTCAAAAATGACGAGATCTCGAAATTTTATTTGAATGAATGGGTGGTGAAAATGCGACTTGGAGGCTTGAGTACATCTGCAAAATTTCAATTGAGAAAATCTAGAGAAGATCTCCGTATTATATCAAAGTATAAACTGTCAGGAATATTCACTTTAAGCTTTAAAATAGCTCGAAAGATCCCACACTATATCATTCCCCAGATAATGGGTAATAAGTTTATTACCTCTTAA